GGTTAGCATCCAAAGCAGCATTATAATTCATTCCAGTTACTTTGCCACTTGCATCCTTTTTCAGCTTACCAACCACATGTACTTTGTCGGCACTTCCTTCTTTTGCCATATTTTCGGCAACGCTAAAGTCTACGTAAGTACTTGCATCGGTACCTGTAGATACCAAAATTACTACTGCAATGGCAATAATAATGAGTCCGAAGATGTGTGTTTTTTTCATGGTTCTTGTTGCGTAATTTGTTGAAATATCTTCTCAAAAAAATAACCTACCTTATTTTTTCAGCTCTTTTTCAAGTTTTGAAATCTTTTTGTCGAGGGTAATCAAATAAATAACCACGCCTACAAAGATAGTAACTACCACAGCAACAACGGCATAAATTCGCCCATCGGCATAAAGCCTATCTGCCATTTCGGGTTCTCCTGCTGCATTATCCTGAGCAAAGGTTGTTACTGCCATTAACAATAGTGTGATTAGGGATAATATTTTTTTCATGATGCTTTATTATTGGGTAATATTTTTGCTAAAAGTGGGCTTGTTGATTTTCGCTCAACTCAGTATTATGTCAAAACGCACAAAAACAGCACTTTAGTTTTCATGTACAAGGCGTTCTACGTTTCTGATACGCAGCCGAAGGTTAGTTATCCAAAATCCTAGGCAAATCCAGCCAATAACCGCAGGATAAAAAACCATACGCATAGTACCTTGGGTATCCATAGGTTTAAAACCTGGATTTCCACCATTTCCTGGATGAAGCGAGTCGGTCATTCTAGGCAAAATAATCAGCAACGGAATTAACAAAGCGATAGCAAATATGTTATAAATCGCCGAAATTCTGGCTTTTTGTTGTTCATCTTCAAACGACCCTCTCAAAATAGCATAAGCAAAATAAATCAATAAGCCTATAGCCGCCCCATTGAGCTTTACGTCGTTGGTCCACCAAGTACCCCAAGTATACCGAGCCCAAATACTTCCTGTTGCACACCCTACTACCCCAAACAAAATACCCGTATAGGCATAACAAGAAGCCTTATCGTCGGTAGAAGCCAAAGGGTTTCGGAGGTATTTGATAGAATTCCAAACGGAGACGCTCAACATAATAAACATAGCAAACCACATTGGCACATGGAAATACAAGTTACGAGCTGTTTCATGAAGTACTGGCTGACGTGGAATCGTTCCCAGAAAGCCCCAAACCATTACATAAGACAGCATCAACACTGCCAAATACTTATACCAATTCTGTTTCATCTTATCATTCATTAACTCTGTGTTGAATAGCAGAGTTTTGCTCAAACTTAACTTTCTTCTTTAATTAATATTTTTAGTATGGAATAAGGGTATTTTATCGGATGTATTCATCAAAAACTCACAACTCATTCCATAATTACCATTAGCTTCTCCACAAAAACGGAAAAAGAATGATAGATAGTACCAATACAATAGCATCGATTGCCAATAAAATCATCACTTCGTCGAGGCTCTCGCCTCTATCGAGGCCATCAAGTGCATTTTTTGATATTTTTATCAACATCAAAAGCATCGGAATAATCACAGGGAAACTCAACACTGCCATCAATGTAGCACTATTTTCTGCTTTTGAGGCTATCCCTGCTATCATGGTAAGTGTGCTGGCAAAACCAATTGCCCCAAGTACCAATGCCACTAAATATAATCCTACATCGCCTACGGGGTTGCCCATTACCAAAGCATACACCCCAAATCCTACCAACGACAACACCAGCATGAGCATAGTATTGTACACAATTTTTGATACGATAATACCTACAGGATTGGCAAGCGTATAATAGTACAAAAGCCTTCCGTAACGTTCTTGTGTAAAACTTTTGGCAATGGCATTTACAGCCGTAAAAAGAATAATAATCCAAAACAGCGTATTCCACGTAATTTTATCGATATGATTGGTTTTTAGCCTAAAAGACAAATAACAAACATACACTGTGCTTACGATATAAAGTAACATTCCATTGATAGCATACTTCTGTCGAAGTTCGAGCCGTACTTCCTTATCAATCAATGCTTTAATCTCTTTAATAATCATTCTTTTTGGGCTATAAGCATTCGGCTACAGGCTTTGGGCTTTGATGCTACCAAAAGTGTTCGCTCAATCTATTTTTCTAAAATTTTCCGCAAAGTTACGACACAAATAAACTGTAAACTCAAAAACTAAATAATATTTTGCCATACACTACGGGCAAAACCAGTCAAAGTCTTTACCACAACAAATAGACGGTAAAATGCAAATCTTCAAAATGATAAAAATCATATTACACAAGAAAATTTGAGGTTTCATTGTCAAATATTTCTTTAAACAAGGAACTCTTTGTTTATTTGCACTTGTTTTGAATAAGTCTAAATAAAGTGCTTATACTTATCGTATTTATGATTTATTTTGCACAGTATTTTAAAAACAGCAAGTATATTTATGAGAACTGTAGCGGATTTAAAAATTGGGGAACGTGGTGTTATTGTGAGTTTTAGCGACGAAGTTCTATCGCTAAAATTACTAGAAATGGGCTGTTTGCCAGGAACGCAAGTTACCATGACCCATATTGCTCCCTTTGGCGACCCTATTGCCGTGAAGGTATCTGGTTATGTTTTGTCGATGAGAAAAGAAGAAGCTTCAACAATTGTTGTAGCGTAGTATATAGTAATGTTCTAGGGTTGTTGAACCTCATACAGCCCCGAACATTAAAAATTGGTAAAAGCCTTGAAGAAATCACCCAAAATAGCATTAATAGGAAACCCAAACGCTGGGAAATCCTCTTTATTTAATAGTCTCACGGGGCTCCGTCAGAAGACAGGCAATTTCCCGGGTGTTACTATGGATAAATTAATTGGTAAATGGAGTCTTGAACCAGGCACTGAAGCCGAAATTCTGGATTTACCCGGTATTTATAGTATCTATCCTAAGTCGGTCGACGAACAGGTTGTCATCAATATATTGGCCAATCCTCAGCATCCCGATTATCCTGATATGGCTATTGTGGTAGCCGATGCCTCCAATCTTAAACGAAACTTGCTTTTGTTTAGCCAAGTGCGAGATTTGGGTATTCCTACTGTTTTGGCTCTTAATATGATTGACGTAGCCGAAAACTCGGGTATTGTTATCAATTCTGTAAAACTTTCAAAAGAGTTGAATGTAGAAGTAGCCGAAATCAATGCCAAAAAAGGTATTGGGCTCAATGGCCTACGCCTATCGGTCAACAAAACCTTAGAAAGCCGCTATAATTCTAACGACTCGCTCCCTGTTGAATACGCTCCAGAACTTGTTGATGAAATCAAAGCACAATACGGCGATACCGACGATTATCATGCCTTGCTTTGGCTTTCTGAACACGATAATCTAAAACAATTCAATACCGAACAAAGGGTTGGATTTGACAAACTTCAGGAAAAATATGGCTGGAATTCACAAAAATTTCAGGCTCAAGAAACCGTTTCTCGGTATGCTGTTCTAAACGAAATTGTAGACGGATGCCTTCACCAAATGCCTGTTGAAAGTAAACCTGTAACCACTTGGACAGACAAACTTGATAAAATATTTTTACACCAATTTTGGGGATATTTTATCTTTTTGGGTATTCTGTTTTTGATGTTTCAAGCTGTTTTTACTTGGGCTTCGTATCCACAAGACCTTATCGACAATGGTGTGGCTTGGCTCAATCAGTACCTCAAAGATTCTCTTCCCGAAAGTCAGTTGGTCAATTTACTAACCGATGGCCTTATTGCGGGGATTGGTGGTGTAGTGGTGTTTGTACCTCAAATTGCCTTCTTATTCTTGTTTATCTCTTTGCTTGAAGAAACAGGCTATATGTCACGTGTAATGTTTATCATGGATAAACTTATGCGGCGTTTTGGCCTCAATGGCAAATCGGTAGTACCACTTATTTCGGGTGTGGCTTGTGCTGTGCCTGCTATTATGAGTACTCGAAGTATTGGCTCGTGGAAAGACCGTATCATTACTATTATGGTTACACCCCTGATGTCATGTTCGGCTCGTTTGCCTATTTATACAGTTTTAATTGCATTAGTTGTTCCTGAAAAAAGTACTCTTTTCGGAATATTCGGCTTACAAGGGGTTGCCTTATTTGCCTTATATCTCTTGGGCTTCTTTATGGCTATTTTATCGGCTTGGATTCTGAAAATTCTTCTTAAAACAGAAGAAAGAAGTTATTTTATCATGGAACTTCCTTCTTATAAAGGCCCAAGATTTCAACATATTATGATGACCCTACTAAACTCGACCAAGGCATTTGTGTTTGAAGCAGGTAAAATCATTGTTGCTATTTCTATTGTGCTTTGGGTATTGGCTAGCTATGGGCCAGGCAATGCTATGCAAGAAGCTGAAACCAAAGTAAAAACTGAAAACCCTACTTTATCGGGGATAGATTTGGAAAATAAAATAGCCTCACAAAAACTTGAAGACTCGTATGCTGGTCACTTTGGGAAGGTTATCGAGCCTGTTATCAAGCCATTGGGGTATGACTGGAAAATCGGTATTGCACTCATTACGTCATTTGCGGCCAGAGAGGTTTTTGTTGGAACGATGTCGACGATCTACAGCCTAGGAGGAGAAGTTGACGACGAAAATACAACCGTAATGAACAGAATGCGAGCCGAAATAAACCCCGACACAGGAAAACCTATGTACGACACCGCTCTAGGGTTTTCGTTGATGATTTTTTACGCATTTGCCATGCAATGTATGAGTACCTTAGCAACAACCTACCGAGAAACCAAATCGTGGAAATATCCAATGATTCAATTGGTTTATATGACAGGCTTGGCTTATATTTCGGCATTTATTGTTTATCAGATTTTAAAATAAATACCAATTTTGTAGCTATCAAACATGAGCCATTCCAAATTTGGTGAATGGTGATTTTGCAAAGGTAAATCTCTAAATGAATGATTATTTTTGAATATGATTTTCACCAGTAGAGGCACTATGCTTTGGGCTAGAGATGTGTCGTTTTAACATTTAAGATACCAAAGGCGTTCGAAATTAGTTTTTCGAACGCCTTTGGCATGAATAGCCCCTAAATTTTTCTTATTTGAGCAATTGATAAGCCTCCTCAATGTTTCACTTGACAACCTTATGAGTCTCAACAAACACAAATAGGAAATCTCTTTTAATATTACCTAAAATTTGGAATGACTCATATTTTGCTTGGGTTATTCTTTCGGTATCGTTAGTATATTTCAATTTTTGTTTCATAATCTACCTTGTTCAATACTTATTTTCCCTATTTTGCAGTTCAAACAATCCTATTGACCAATATGTTTTAACAAAAACCCAAACCGTATGCAAACTTACTATAACCCCGACGACCTCAAACAATTTGGTAAAATTGGTGAATTTGGAGGCAAAGAATTAGCAGACAAATTTTTTAGCTATTATGGCGAAGTTTTTAAAGATGGTGAACTAACCGCTCGTGAAAAATCGCTTATTGCTCTGGCCGTTGCACACACGGTACAATGCCCTTACTGTATTGATGCCTACGCTGCCGATAGTTATGAAAAAGGCGTTACCGAAGGCCAAATGATGGAGGCTATTCATGTGGCGACCGCTATTCGTGGGGGGGCTTCGTTGGTACATAGCGTACAAACCATCAATAAAGTAAAGGAAATAGCTATGTAATTGAGGATGTGTACCATATAACAAATACACGATACCCCATTGATTATCAAGCACCAAGCAATCAAATGCTTAGTGCTGTAGTCAGTTTTTTCGACAAACTATGAAATCGCTCAACGCACAACAACACCAACTTGCCGACTCAACCTACCAAATAGCCTTACTCGAAAATGAGCCTATTGTTTCTTTTAGTGAAAAACTCAAAACCTTTGGTTTGTATCCACTAAAACCCACAGGCTTACAAATTTTTCAGGTAAATATTGGTAAAATGTGCAATCAAACTTGTGTACATTGCCATGTAGACGCTGGCCCCGACCGTAAGGAAATCATGACACAAGAAACCATGCAGGTTTGTTTGGATATTCTTGCCAAAGCAGCTATCCCGGTTATAGACATCACGGGCGGTGCACCTGAAATGAACCCTCACTTTAGGTGGTTTGTAACTGAGCTAAAAAAGTTGGGAAAACACATTATTGTGCGTTGTAACTTAACGATTATTGTAGCCAACCCCAAATACCATGATTTACCACAGTTTTTTGCCGAAAATCAAATAGAAGTGGTATCGTCTTTGCCCTTTTATGAAGCTTCCAGAACTAATCGGCAACGAGGCAATGGAGTATTTGAAGACTCAATAAAAGCCCTTGGGATGCTCAATGCCGTAGGCTATGGACAAACCGACTCGTCACTAATACTCAATTTGGTATATAATCCTGCTGGGGCATTTTTGCCAACCTCACAAGAAGCCCTAGAAAGAGATTTTAAGCAGAGCCTTTACAAACAACACCAAATTGTTTTTAATCAATTGTTTGCCATTACCAATATGCCTATTAGTCGTTATTTAGACTATCTGCTGCGTTCAGGCAATTATGAAAACTACATAGAAAAGCTTGTCAATGCCTTCAATCCTGTAGCTGCTAGCCATGTTATGTGCCGCAATATGATTTCGGTAGGTTGGGACGGCTATGTATACGACTGTGACTTTAATCAGATGTTGGCTTTAAAAGTAGAAAAAAACCACCCTCAACATGTCCGTGAGTTTGATATTGAAACGCTTTTAACAAGAAATATCGTACTCGGACAACATTGCTTTGGCTGCACCGCTGGTGCAGGCAGTAGCTGCGGAGGAGAAGTTGTAGCTTAATTGTGCCTATATGAAAGCATTACTTATATTTATTAAAAACCCCATAGAAGGTAAAGTAAAAACCCGATTAGCTCAAAAAATAGGCAATACCAAAGCGTTATCGGTGTACCTTGAGCTACTAAATATCACGAGGGAGGCTGTATTGTCTCTTCCTTTTACTAAAATCCTATTCTATTCCGATTATATCGACCAACATGACGATTGGGATAATACTATTTTCGACAAACAATTACAACAGGGCAACAACCTTGGCCAACGCATGGCTCAGGCTTTTCAATATGCTTTTTCCTTGCCCCATATCCAGCAAGTAAGTATTATTGGTAGCGACTGCCCTGCTATTTCGCCTTGGCATATTACAAAAGCTTTTTATGCCCTTGATACCCACGACTTTGTCATTGGCCCAGCCAACGATGGAGGCTATTATCAGCTTGGAATGAAGCGGTTTTCAGCTACTATTTTTGAGAACAAAACGTGGAGTTCATCGGTATTAATCCAAGAAACCATCGACACCATTCGTGATTTACGAAAATCTTACTACCTACTACCCCCTCTCAACGACGTAGATACCTTTCAAGACTGTTCTGATACTTTTCTGCAATATTTATTACAAAAAAAAATTCTGACCAAACAAGATATTACCAACGCAAAAAGTCAATAATATCGCCAGCAATCATGGCCATCTGCCCTTTTGCTTCGGCTGCACTATCGCCTGCCCTACCATGCTGAAATACACCTAAAATAGCAGCATCGGCAGCGCTATACCCTTGAGCTAGCAAAGCTGTAATGATACCCGTCAAAACATCGCCACTGCCTCCTGTAGCCATACCAGGATTGCCAGTTGAGTTAAAATGAATTGCTCCGCTAGGCAATACCACCGCCGAGTACATTCCTTTTATAACTACTATTACTTGGTATTGCTGGGCAAATTGTTGTACCATGTTTAGTTTTTCATAATCGTTTTGCCAATGACCAACCAAACGCTGTAATTCTTTGGGGTGAGGCGTTAGGATAGTCTGAGGTTGTAGAAAAGCCAATAGCGATTGATTTTCGGCCAAAACATTCAAGGCATCGGCATCTAGTACTAAAGGTTTTGTATTTTCTAGTAAAAAATTCTTCAAAAAAGTAACCGTTTCAGAAGCTTTTCCCAAACCACAACCAACACCTATAGCCGAATATTTTTGTAAGTGGGGGTATTCTGTCACAACCGCTTCGTGCTTGTCGGTACTGCATATAGCTTCTGGTACACTTGCCTGCATAATATGATAGCCACAGGTAGGAATATGAACACTCAACAGCCCAACACCCGACCGCAAGCAAGCCTTTGAAGCCAAAACACTTGCACCAATACTTCCACGACTGCCCGCTATTACTAAAGCATGACCATAAGTACCTTTATGTGAAAATTTACTTCTCTGCTTTACCTGAGGCAACACGGTATAATAATATGGTGTTAGCACATCTTTGATATACGTTTTGCTTAGCCCAATATCCAAAACCTCCCAATGGCCAACGTATTGCTGATTTTCAGGCAATAAAAAAGCCATTTTGGGTAATTGAAAACTTATAGTTAAATCAGGACAAATAATCGTATTTTGGGTATTGATAGGCTGGTTAGCATACAATCCTGAGGCAATATCTACTGCCACTTTAGTATATGGCAACGTATTGATACCCTCAATAACCTTTGCCAATAAACCCTCCACAGGGCGATTTATACCAGAGCCTAATAAAGCATCTATAACAATACAATCGGCAGGCGTAGAAGTAGATACTTGCCAGTCTTCCTCTGTCTGAATATGTTGAATAGTTGTAACCTGAGCCAAACGCTCATAATTCCACCGAAAATCATCCGATTGTTTTTCGGTATAATCAACTACCCACACTTTTACCTGATACTGATAGCCGATCAATAAGCGAGCTATTGCTAGGCCATCGCCCCCATTATTGCCAAGCCCACAAAATATCATGAATGAATATTGACGGCCAAAATGTTTAAGAATATATTGAGTAAAAGCCACAGAAGCCCTCTCCATCAAGTCAATCGAAGCAATAGGCTCGTGCAATATCGTATACGTATCTAAATCTCGTATTTGTTGTACATCTAGGATTTTCATCATATTTATCAAGGCACTTTTAGGTTACCAAAAAGACATATTGCCACAAACCTCAAGCCTGTAGGCATTTAATCCTGTAAAAAAGCAAAAAAGCACGCATAAAAAATTGGTTTTACGTTTTTTTTTCCAGAACTTTGCACCCCCAAAGATTAGGTAATTACGTGATTGGGCAGTCAAACAGCAATAACTCATTGTTTTACAGACCTTTAAAATCACCGCTGGTTATTAATCAAGTCAATTTATTATAGGACTTTAACAGCAAAAATCATTCAAAATGAACGATTTAATTAAATTTGTAGAAGCTGAAAACGCTGCACGCCGTGCAGAATTGCCCGAGTTCTCAGCAGGTGATACATTGAATGTACACGTAAAAATCCGTGAAGGTAACAAAGAGCGTATCCAGGTTTTTCAAGGTACTGTAATCCAACGTCGTAACAGCGGTGCTGGTGAAACTTTCACAGTTCGTAAAATTTCTAACGGTATTGGTGTAGAAAGAATTTTCCCTTTATTGTCACCAAACATCGACAAAATCGAAGTATTGCGTAAAGGTAAAGTACGTCGTGCAAGATTATTCTATCTTCGTGGAAAACAAGGTAGAGCTGCAAAAGTTAAAGAAGCTAAGAAAAAATAGTCTCTTGACTAACAGCAATATACAGAGAAAGTCGCTCCATTGGAGTGACTTTTTT
The DNA window shown above is from Flectobacillus major DSM 103 and carries:
- a CDS encoding cytochrome c maturation protein CcmE domain-containing protein, which produces MKKTHIFGLIIIAIAVVILVSTGTDASTYVDFSVAENMAKEGSADKVHVVGKLKKDASGKVTGMNYNAALDANHFEFMLIDNNGREQKVVYDAPKPQDMDRSEQVVIIGNMEGQVFKCEKILLKCPSKYQDGKVDFKEVEKPVAKL
- a CDS encoding CcmD family protein, with the protein product MKKILSLITLLLMAVTTFAQDNAAGEPEMADRLYADGRIYAVVAVVVTIFVGVVIYLITLDKKISKLEKELKK
- the ccsA gene encoding cytochrome c biogenesis protein CcsA, which gives rise to MKQNWYKYLAVLMLSYVMVWGFLGTIPRQPVLHETARNLYFHVPMWFAMFIMLSVSVWNSIKYLRNPLASTDDKASCYAYTGILFGVVGCATGSIWARYTWGTWWTNDVKLNGAAIGLLIYFAYAILRGSFEDEQQKARISAIYNIFAIALLIPLLIILPRMTDSLHPGNGGNPGFKPMDTQGTMRMVFYPAVIGWICLGFWITNLRLRIRNVERLVHEN
- a CDS encoding heme exporter protein CcmB, which encodes MIIKEIKALIDKEVRLELRQKYAINGMLLYIVSTVYVCYLSFRLKTNHIDKITWNTLFWIIILFTAVNAIAKSFTQERYGRLLYYYTLANPVGIIVSKIVYNTMLMLVLSLVGFGVYALVMGNPVGDVGLYLVALVLGAIGFASTLTMIAGIASKAENSATLMAVLSFPVIIPMLLMLIKISKNALDGLDRGESLDEVMILLAIDAIVLVLSIILFPFLWRS
- a CDS encoding FeoA family protein, which translates into the protein MFMRTVADLKIGERGVIVSFSDEVLSLKLLEMGCLPGTQVTMTHIAPFGDPIAVKVSGYVLSMRKEEASTIVVA
- the feoB gene encoding ferrous iron transport protein B, with the translated sequence MKKSPKIALIGNPNAGKSSLFNSLTGLRQKTGNFPGVTMDKLIGKWSLEPGTEAEILDLPGIYSIYPKSVDEQVVINILANPQHPDYPDMAIVVADASNLKRNLLLFSQVRDLGIPTVLALNMIDVAENSGIVINSVKLSKELNVEVAEINAKKGIGLNGLRLSVNKTLESRYNSNDSLPVEYAPELVDEIKAQYGDTDDYHALLWLSEHDNLKQFNTEQRVGFDKLQEKYGWNSQKFQAQETVSRYAVLNEIVDGCLHQMPVESKPVTTWTDKLDKIFLHQFWGYFIFLGILFLMFQAVFTWASYPQDLIDNGVAWLNQYLKDSLPESQLVNLLTDGLIAGIGGVVVFVPQIAFLFLFISLLEETGYMSRVMFIMDKLMRRFGLNGKSVVPLISGVACAVPAIMSTRSIGSWKDRIITIMVTPLMSCSARLPIYTVLIALVVPEKSTLFGIFGLQGVALFALYLLGFFMAILSAWILKILLKTEERSYFIMELPSYKGPRFQHIMMTLLNSTKAFVFEAGKIIVAISIVLWVLASYGPGNAMQEAETKVKTENPTLSGIDLENKIASQKLEDSYAGHFGKVIEPVIKPLGYDWKIGIALITSFAAREVFVGTMSTIYSLGGEVDDENTTVMNRMRAEINPDTGKPMYDTALGFSLMIFYAFAMQCMSTLATTYRETKSWKYPMIQLVYMTGLAYISAFIVYQILK
- a CDS encoding arsenosugar biosynthesis-associated peroxidase-like protein, coding for MQTYYNPDDLKQFGKIGEFGGKELADKFFSYYGEVFKDGELTAREKSLIALAVAHTVQCPYCIDAYAADSYEKGVTEGQMMEAIHVATAIRGGASLVHSVQTINKVKEIAM
- the arsS gene encoding arsenosugar biosynthesis radical SAM (seleno)protein ArsS (Some members of this family are selenoproteins.) produces the protein MKSLNAQQHQLADSTYQIALLENEPIVSFSEKLKTFGLYPLKPTGLQIFQVNIGKMCNQTCVHCHVDAGPDRKEIMTQETMQVCLDILAKAAIPVIDITGGAPEMNPHFRWFVTELKKLGKHIIVRCNLTIIVANPKYHDLPQFFAENQIEVVSSLPFYEASRTNRQRGNGVFEDSIKALGMLNAVGYGQTDSSLILNLVYNPAGAFLPTSQEALERDFKQSLYKQHQIVFNQLFAITNMPISRYLDYLLRSGNYENYIEKLVNAFNPVAASHVMCRNMISVGWDGYVYDCDFNQMLALKVEKNHPQHVREFDIETLLTRNIVLGQHCFGCTAGAGSSCGGEVVA
- a CDS encoding TIGR04282 family arsenosugar biosynthesis glycosyltransferase, which produces MKALLIFIKNPIEGKVKTRLAQKIGNTKALSVYLELLNITREAVLSLPFTKILFYSDYIDQHDDWDNTIFDKQLQQGNNLGQRMAQAFQYAFSLPHIQQVSIIGSDCPAISPWHITKAFYALDTHDFVIGPANDGGYYQLGMKRFSATIFENKTWSSSVLIQETIDTIRDLRKSYYLLPPLNDVDTFQDCSDTFLQYLLQKKILTKQDITNAKSQ
- a CDS encoding NAD(P)H-hydrate dehydratase — translated: MMKILDVQQIRDLDTYTILHEPIASIDLMERASVAFTQYILKHFGRQYSFMIFCGLGNNGGDGLAIARLLIGYQYQVKVWVVDYTEKQSDDFRWNYERLAQVTTIQHIQTEEDWQVSTSTPADCIVIDALLGSGINRPVEGLLAKVIEGINTLPYTKVAVDIASGLYANQPINTQNTIICPDLTISFQLPKMAFLLPENQQYVGHWEVLDIGLSKTYIKDVLTPYYYTVLPQVKQRSKFSHKGTYGHALVIAGSRGSIGASVLASKACLRSGVGLLSVHIPTCGYHIMQASVPEAICSTDKHEAVVTEYPHLQKYSAIGVGCGLGKASETVTFLKNFLLENTKPLVLDADALNVLAENQSLLAFLQPQTILTPHPKELQRLVGHWQNDYEKLNMVQQFAQQYQVIVVIKGMYSAVVLPSGAIHFNSTGNPGMATGGSGDVLTGIITALLAQGYSAADAAILGVFQHGRAGDSAAEAKGQMAMIAGDIIDFLRW
- the rplS gene encoding 50S ribosomal protein L19, producing MNDLIKFVEAENAARRAELPEFSAGDTLNVHVKIREGNKERIQVFQGTVIQRRNSGAGETFTVRKISNGIGVERIFPLLSPNIDKIEVLRKGKVRRARLFYLRGKQGRAAKVKEAKKK